The proteins below come from a single Jaculus jaculus isolate mJacJac1 chromosome X, mJacJac1.mat.Y.cur, whole genome shotgun sequence genomic window:
- the Prdx4 gene encoding peroxiredoxin-4: MEAVSRLLDATTPATRWIRKLLVLLLLPQLFLLPSRAQQGLEADERLRTRAGECHFYAGGQVYPGEVSRLSVSDHSLHLSKAKISKPAPYWEGTAVINGEFKELKLTDYRGKYLVFFFYPLDFTFVCPTEIIAFGDRIEEFRSINTEVVACSVDSQFTHLAWINTPRRQGGLGPIKIPLLSDLNHQISKDYGVYLEDAGHTLRGLFIIDDKGILRQITLNDLPVGRSVDETLRLVQAFQYTDKHGEVCPAGWKPGSETIIPDPAGKLKYFDKLN; this comes from the exons ATGGAGGCTGTGTCGAGGCTGCTAGACGCGACTACTCCAGCCACTCGTTGGATCCGAAAGCtgttggtgctgctgctgctaccgCAGCTCTTCCTCCTGCCGTCCAGGGCTCAGCAGGGCTTGGAGGCAGACGAGCGGCTAAGGACCCGCGCGGGCGAGTGCCACTTCTACGCTGGCGGACAAGTGTACCCTGGAGAGGTGTCCCGGCTTTCAGTCTCGGACCACTCCCTGCACCTAAGCAAAGCTAAGA tttccaagcCAGCGCCTTATTGGGAAGGAACAGCTGTGATAAATGGAGAATTTAAAGAGCTCAAACTGACTGATTATCGTGGGAAATACCTCGTGTTTTTCTTTTACCCACTCGATTT CACATTTGTATGTCCAACTGAAATTATCGCTTTTGGTGACAGAATTGAAGAATTCAGATCTATCAATACTGAAGTAGTAGCATGCTCTGTTGATTCACAGTTTACCCATCTGGCCTG GATTAATACCCCTCGAAGACAAGGAGGGCTTGGACCAATAAAGATTCCACTTCTTTCAGATCTAAACCATCAGATCTCAAAGGACTATGGTGTATACCTCGAGGACGCAGGTCACACTCTTAG GGGCCTCTTTATTATTGATGACAAAGGAATCTTAAGGCAGATTACTCTGAATGACCTTCCTGTGGGCAGATCAGTGGATGAGACACTACGTTTGGTTCAAGCATTCCAATACACTGACAAACATGGAGAAG TCTGCCCTGCTGGCTGGAAACCGGGTAGTGAAACC ATAATCCCTGATCCAGCTGGAAAACTGAAGTATTTTGATAAACTGAACTGA